Below is a window of Arthrobacter sp. SLBN-112 DNA.
TCTGAGAGCGGACAACCCGTGCACCCGGCAGGCGTGGTCCCTAGGATGGGAAACAGCGGGCCCGGCCGCGGGTGCCCGGCCCGAAATCGAATCGACGTTGAGGAGTGACATGGCGACAACACGCAACGCGCACACTGTATGGACCGGAAGCCTGACCGAAGGCTCAGGCAACACCACCCTGGACAGCTCCGGCCTGGGTACCTTTGATGTCACCTGGAAGGCGCGCACCGAGGCCGCCGGCGGAAAGACCAGCCCGGAAGAGCTGATCGCCGCTGCACACTCGGCATGCTTCTCCATGGCATTCAGCCACGAACTGAGCCAGGCCGGCTTCACACCCGAGGAAGTCAACACGAAGTCTGAGGTCGGCTTCCAGCCGGGTACCGGCATCACGGGCAGCCACCTGACCCTGACCGCCCGCATTCCGGGCATCTCGGAGGAGGACTTCCAGCGGATCGCCGAGGCCGCGAAGAAGGGCTGCCCGGTGTCCCAGGCCCTCACCGGCATCGAGATCACCCTGGATGCCACATTGCAGGCGTAGGCCGCGCCGGCATATACACGCGAAAAGGCCCTGCCCCGCCGGACATCCGGCGGGGCAGGGCCTTTCGTTTGCCCGCGGGAACTTTAGGCCGGGGCCTCAGCCTGGCTCCCCTGCCGGCGGGCCGGCAGCGGCGCAGGCTTCAGGCGGCGGTAACCCGAACGGACCGGCGGACGGTCGGTGGGCAGTTCCTGGATCATTTCCTTAAGCGCGCCGATGCCGTACTCAAGCTGGGGATCGCGGCCGGCGGCGTAGGCGTGCGGCGGGTAGGTCACCTCGATGTCCGGATCAACGCCGTAGTTTTCCACGCTCCAGCCGACCCCGCCGCCGAACCAGGTGGCATACCTGGGCTGGGTGACACCTGTGCCGTCTGCCAGGGAGAAGCGGTTGTCGATGCCCACCACACCGCCCCAGGTCCGCGTCCCAATCACGGGTCCAATTCCCCGCAGCTTGGAGACCTGGGTGATGATGT
It encodes the following:
- a CDS encoding OsmC family protein; its protein translation is MATTRNAHTVWTGSLTEGSGNTTLDSSGLGTFDVTWKARTEAAGGKTSPEELIAAAHSACFSMAFSHELSQAGFTPEEVNTKSEVGFQPGTGITGSHLTLTARIPGISEEDFQRIAEAAKKGCPVSQALTGIEITLDATLQA